In Eretmochelys imbricata isolate rEreImb1 chromosome 14, rEreImb1.hap1, whole genome shotgun sequence, a genomic segment contains:
- the LOC144274370 gene encoding E3 ubiquitin-protein ligase TRIM39-like, which yields MAMATEGSAVETLQRELACSICLEYFQDPVSIQCGHNFCRACISQCWEGSVRNFSCPQCRKTARKRNFRPNRELARVIEIAKGLSFQAATGSGRCEKHQEALKLFCEEDQTPICVVCRESQAHRAHPVVPIEEAGLDYKEQIQTRLQTLKEERAKLLGFKETEEGRCQQHLKQTQAERQKIESLFQQLHQTLEEKERLLLVRLKELDKMVVRIQNENVTKLSEEISFLSEQISEMEQKCQQAANEFPQDVRSTLSRCKKGKSQHPVEIPLELEEFLNEFSQGNSVRKTLKESKVNVTLDPGTAHPELTVSEDRRSVRWGDKPWQVPDNPKRFYAQPCVLGCEGFTSGRHYWEVEVGDGGCWAVGVARESVRRKEEISHSPEEGIWILCHCVGEYWAQTSPLTTLYLSWDPRRIGVLLDYEVGRVSFFDADNEKPIFTFPPASFGRERVRPWFRLCGEDMLLRLCP from the exons ATGGCCATGGCCACAGAGGGCTCTGCGGTGGAGACCCTGCAAAGAGAGCTGGCTTGCTCCATCTGTCTGGAGTACTTTCAGGACCCGGTGTCGATACAATGcgggcacaatttctgccgagcctgcatcagccagtgctgggagggatcaGTTAGaaacttctcctgcccccagtgcagaaAAACTGCCCGGAAAAGAAACTTCAGGCCCAACAGGGAGCTGGCGAGAGTTATCGAAATAGCCAAAGGGctgagtttccaggcagccacAGGCTCGGGAAGGTGTGAGAAACatcaggaggctctgaaactcttctgtgaagaggatcaaacccccatctGCGTGGTTTGCAGAGAGTCCCAGGCTCACAGAGCTCACCCGGTGGTTCCCATAGAGGAGGCTGGCTTGGATTACAAG GAACAAATCCAGACCCGCCTGCAGACCCTGAAGGAAGAGAGGGCAAAGCTTCTGGGATTTAAAGAGACTGAAGAGGGGAGATGCCAGCAGCATCTG AAACAGACACAAGCTGAGAGGCAGAAGATTGAGTCTCTATTTCAACAACTGCACCAGACGCTGGAGGAAAAAGAGCGACTCCTGCTGGTCCGGCTAAAAGAGCTGGACAAGATGGTTGTGAGGATACAGAATGAAAATGTCACCAAACTCTCTGAGGAGATTTCCTTTCTCAGTGAGCAGATCAGTGAGATGGAGCAGAAGTGTCAGCAGGCAGCAAATGAATTCCCACAG gatgtcagaagcaccttgAGCAG GTGCAAGAAGGGGAAGTCCCAGCACCCAGTGGAGATTCCTCTTGAGCTGGAGGAGTTCCTCAATGAATTCTCTCAGGGGAACAGTGTCAGGAAGACGCTGAAGGAATCCAAAG tgaatgtgactctggatccaggcACAGCTCATCCCGAACTCACAGTGTCTGAGGATCGGAGAAGCGTGAGGTGGGGAGACAAGCCGTGGCAAGTGCCTGACAATCCCAAGAGATTTTACGctcagccctgtgtgctgggctgtgagggattcacctCGGGGAGACACTACTGGGAGGTggaagtgggggatgggggatgcTGGGCCGTGGGGGTagccagagagtctgtgaggaggaaggaagagatcAGCCATAGCCCTGAGGAGGGGATCTGGATTTTGTGCCACTGCGTGGGTGAATACTGGGCTCAGACCTCCCCTCTGACCACCCTCTATCTGAGCTGGGACCCCAGGAGGATCGGGGTTTTGCTGGACTATGAAGTAGGGCGGGTGTCTTTTTTCGACGCGGACAACGAGAAACCCATCTTCACTTTCCCCCCGGCCTCCTTCGGCAGGGAGAGAGTCCGCCCTTGGTTCCGTCTCTGTGGGGAGGACATGCTGCTCCGACTGTGTCCCTGA